Sequence from the Methanobacterium alkalithermotolerans genome:
GATGAACAATTAACCACTTATCTTCTCTTTTTTCCAGAATCATGCTTAAGCGACCCTTTAATATAACCTTTTCATCATCCACCACCACCTCCATATGCATGGTACTACTACTCCAGGCCACGGGACCGGATGCTGAAATATTAAGGGACCCATAATCTATTTTTATTTCATCAGCCTGTTCTAAATCTCTTTTAAATCCTTTTTTTATTTCATCCCAACCCTGTACCCACTCATCTTCTCCAGCACCAATAAAAATTAAATCTTGATCTGGAGCACAAAGATTAAGAAGAGAATCCAGGTCTTTCTCCTGGTAAAATTTGGCATACAGATTTAAAACTTCTTTAACTTCTTTTTCAGTTACGGCATCTACTTTCATGGTCACACCCCCTATTAATTATTATTATATTGCCCATTAATTAATAAGTACATTTAGGATATTCAATCACTTTTTTTTAAAAAAAAATAATTAACCCGGGGATCTAAATTGCATTTATAAGCTTTGATAAATCCAATTTTTCTATTTCCCGGCAGTCTTTAAGGCCATATCTCCGGCACAGGTAATCTAGATTTTCTTGATTTAT
This genomic interval carries:
- a CDS encoding nuclear transport factor 2 family protein; the encoded protein is MKVDAVTEKEVKEVLNLYAKFYQEKDLDSLLNLCAPDQDLIFIGAGEDEWVQGWDEIKKGFKRDLEQADEIKIDYGSLNISASGPVAWSSSTMHMEVVVDDEKVILKGRLSMILEKREDKWLIVHLHFSIPSSNQKAGQSYPV